Proteins encoded together in one Passer domesticus isolate bPasDom1 chromosome 6, bPasDom1.hap1, whole genome shotgun sequence window:
- the LOC135302691 gene encoding alpha-1-antitrypsin-like → MMKAMLPLCLLVAMLHLSVHSLTQTGHHTDQPEATDTQEQHSLEVDPLESCQRIIPSNTDFAFHFYRQATTQEPDKNVFFSPVSISAALALLALGSRGSSQAQLLEGLAFNLSSIQKEEIHHGFRQLLRLLNCPGSQVQLSMGNTLFMDKHLKPMKTFLKDIKKLYRGKVVSSGFQNSTEAKRDINDYVKNKTHGNINQVLEDLDPNTLIVIVNYIYFKAYWENPFNIKGTHKDFFHVNAKTSVEVEMMTRDGFYKAYSDRKLSCKVVQIPYKGDVTALFILPKKGKMKQLESALTKNTISKWERSLQRWRMELHIPKLSISGTYDLKRILMNLGVTDVFSNQADLSGITGNRNVKVSKATHKALLKIHENGTEAAAASSIDFLPHSAPPIVKFNHPFLLLIVDQYTQSILFMGKIVNPTEK, encoded by the exons ATGATGAAGGCCATGCTCCCACTGTGCTTGCTGGTGGCCATGCTTCACCTCAGTGTCCACAGTCTGACCCAGACTGGTCACCACACTGACCAGCCCGAGGCAACCGACACCCAGGAGCAGCATTCTCTCGAGGTAGATCCTCTTGAGTCCTGCCAAAGGATAATCCCGAGCAATACAGACTTTGCCTTTCACTTTTACAGGCAAGCAACCACTCAAGAACCTGACAAGAACGTTTTCTTTTCCCCAGTCAGCATCTCTGCTGCCCTTGCCCTTCTGGCCCTGGGCTCCcgaggcagcagccaggctcagcTGCTGGAAGGACTGGCCTTTAACCTCAGCAGCATCCAGAAGGAGGAGATACACCACGGCTTTCGTCAGCTCCTCCGCTTGCTGAACTGCCCAGgcagccaggtgcagctgagcatGGGCAACACCCTGTTCATGGACAAACACCTGAAGCCAATGAAAACCTTTCTGAAGGACATCAAAAAACTCTACAGAGGAAAAGTTGTCTCTAGTGGCTTCCAGAATTCCACTGAAGCTAAAAGAGACATCAATGACTATGTAAAGAATAAAACCCATGGGAATATAAACCAAGTACTTGAGGACCTTGATCCAAACACTCTGATAGTAATTGTTAACTACATTTATTTCAAAG CTTACTGGGAAAATCCTTTCAATATTAAGGGGACTCACAAGGACTTTTTCCATGTGAATGCAAAGACCTCAGTTGAAGTGGAGATGATGACTCGAGATGGATTTTATAAAGCATACTCTGACAGGAAGCTGTCTTGCAAGGTGGTGCAGATTCCTTACAAGGGAGATGTTACAGCATTGTTTATCCTGcccaagaaaggaaaaatgaaacagTTGGAAAGTGCCCTGACAAAAAACACCATTTCTAAATGGGAAAGATCTCTTCAAAGATG GAGGATGGAATTGCATATTCCAAAATTATCAATTTCAGGCACCTATGACTTAAAGAGGATCTTAATGAATCTGGGTGTAACCGATGTGTTTTCTAACCAGGCTGATCTGTCTGGAATCACAGGAAACCGAAATGTGAAGGTTTCAAAA GCTACTCACAAGGCCCTGCTGAAGATCCATGAGAATGgcacagaggctgcagcagccagcagcataGATTTTCTTCCTCATTCTGCCCCTCCCATTGTTAAATTCAATCATCCATTCTTGCTGCTGATTGTTGATCAGTATACTCAGAGCATCCTCTTCATGGGAAAAATTGTAAACCCAACTGAAAAATGA